A genomic segment from Gracilimonas sediminicola encodes:
- a CDS encoding SDR family oxidoreductase has product MNYQGKTIWITGASSGIGEAFTRAFYKEGANLILSSRRQEVLEEVRNSLGEDTSNVKIIALDLMDGDSFPEKTKEALAAFGQIDVLINNGGVSQRSTVMESEMSTFRRLMEINYFGAVGLTKEVLPHMVDRKSGHIIVTSSVAGKIGTKFRSGYAGSKHAVQGFFNSLRQEMYEHNVAVTLLCPGFIKTDISKNALTGDGSKFDKMGDAHSNAMTADEMVAKVMPKIKAQKEEIYVTGFKEKLALWVQRFSPTLLNKILKNQKVT; this is encoded by the coding sequence ATGAATTACCAAGGAAAAACCATCTGGATTACCGGGGCATCATCAGGAATCGGAGAGGCCTTCACCAGGGCATTCTACAAAGAAGGGGCCAACCTGATTCTATCTTCGCGCAGACAAGAGGTTTTGGAAGAAGTAAGGAATAGTTTGGGAGAAGACACTTCCAATGTGAAGATTATCGCTCTCGATTTGATGGACGGGGACTCTTTTCCCGAAAAAACCAAGGAAGCGCTGGCTGCCTTTGGTCAGATTGACGTTCTGATTAATAACGGAGGGGTGAGTCAGCGGTCAACCGTGATGGAATCTGAAATGAGCACATTCCGGCGACTGATGGAGATCAATTATTTTGGGGCTGTTGGGTTGACTAAAGAAGTACTCCCACATATGGTGGATCGGAAATCGGGGCATATCATCGTAACCAGCAGCGTGGCGGGTAAAATTGGCACTAAATTTCGGTCAGGTTATGCCGGCAGTAAACATGCGGTTCAGGGATTTTTCAATTCACTTCGACAGGAAATGTATGAGCATAACGTAGCCGTGACCTTACTTTGCCCGGGATTCATCAAAACCGACATCTCCAAAAATGCCTTAACCGGAGACGGTTCCAAATTCGACAAGATGGGAGACGCCCACTCCAATGCCATGACGGCCGATGAAATGGTGGCTAAGGTGATGCCTAAAATAAAGGCTCAAAAAGAGGAAATCTATGTAACGGGCTTTAAAGAAAAATTGGCCCTTTGGGTGCAGCGGTTCTCCCCAACGTTATTAAACAAGATTTTGAAAAACCAGAAAGTTACGTAG